ATCAGATCAAGATCGTATTCACGTTCTAAACGCTCTTGAACAATTTCCATGTGCAGCATGCCCAAGAAGCCACAACGGAAGCCAAAGCCCAATGCATCAGAACTTTCAGGTTCAAAGAATAAAGCCGAGTCATTGATCTGTAATTTTTGTAGTGCTTCACGGAACGGTTCGAAATCACTTGAATCAATCGGGAACAGACCCGCATAGACCTGTGGCTTGACCTTTTTAAAACCAGGTAAAGTCGCAACCTCTGGGGTTGCTGCAAGTGTGATGGTATCACCGACTGGCGCACCAAAAATATCCTTAATCCCTGCAATCACAAAGCCTACTTCGCCCGCTTCAAGCATGTCAGTTTCGGTATGCTTCGGATTAAATACACCTACTGAAGTGACTGGATGGGTTTGACCTGTTGACTTCACCAACATCTTGTCGCCCTTGCGGATACGACCTTGTTTAATACGAACAAGCGATACAACACCAAGATAGTTATCGAACCATGAGTCGATAATCAATGCTTGTAAAGGTGCATCACGATCACCTTCAGGCGCTGGAATGACATCCACCAAACGCTCTAATACACCTTCAACACCTAAACCAGTTTTGGCAGAACAGGTCGGTGCATCAGTCGCTTCAATCCCGATAATTTCTTCAATTTCGTGAATGACGCGTTCAGGCTCAGCTTGAGGTAAATCAATCTTGTTCAGAATTGGTAAAACTTCCAAACCCTGCTCAATGGCGGTATAGCAGTTTGCAACTGACTGAGCTTCTACACCTTGTGCCGCATCAACCACCAACAACGCACCTTCACACGCCGCCAAAGAACGAGAAACTTCATAAGAGAAGTCAACGTGTCCTGGGGTATCAATGAAGTTTAATTGGTATTCTTGACCATTTGGATGCGTGTAATACAAGGTTACTGATGCAGCTTTAATGGTAATCCCACGCTCACGCTCAAGCTCCATAGAGTCTAATACTTGAGCTTGCATCTCACGATCTTGTAAACCGCCACACATTTGAATGAAACGGTCAGCCAAAGTCGACTTACCATGGTCAATATGAGCAATAATCGAGAAATTGCGTATATTTTTGATATCTACGGATTTTTTAGCTTGCGCCATGGGTTACCTTAACAAAATAGAACGCTCTATACTTTCAAAAAGTAGGGAGCCAAATGGTTTAATAAAATTGCCCGCGATTATAACAGAAGGTCGGTATGAAGACGAAAGAAATTTATGCCTAGACGTTTTATACTGCATAGCATGAGACCCCAATAGCCCAATATCAAAATAATGACAATCTAAACTGCAAGAACATCTGTCCCATTTCCACCACAGGTTGAATTTGATGAAATTCTAATTTCTGTAAAAGCCGCTGTGATTTAAGGTTCTGCTGCATGACTTGTGCATCTACATGACGAATTCTCTGACCAAACAACAACTCTGTCCGAATCAGGTTTAACATCGCTGTAATCGCCTCAAGCATATAACCATTTCCCCAATAATCCGGATGCAGGTCATAACCGATAATCGCACGATGATCACCGCATTCTTCTAGAATACGATTAACACCGCAACCACCTATCATTTCACCTGTCTTTAAACGTATCGCATAACGAAAACCCGATGCTGAATGATAGCGATGATGCATGCGATGAATCAGTGCTTCCGCCTGTTCAATCTCAGAAAAAGCATCTAAATCATAAAATTCGAGCACCTGAGCATTTGAAAACATATCAAAAATAAATGCAGCATCTTCTAAATGTAGACTATTTAAGCTCAAAC
This genomic stretch from Acinetobacter sp. C32I harbors:
- the lepA gene encoding translation elongation factor 4, whose protein sequence is MAQAKKSVDIKNIRNFSIIAHIDHGKSTLADRFIQMCGGLQDREMQAQVLDSMELERERGITIKAASVTLYYTHPNGQEYQLNFIDTPGHVDFSYEVSRSLAACEGALLVVDAAQGVEAQSVANCYTAIEQGLEVLPILNKIDLPQAEPERVIHEIEEIIGIEATDAPTCSAKTGLGVEGVLERLVDVIPAPEGDRDAPLQALIIDSWFDNYLGVVSLVRIKQGRIRKGDKMLVKSTGQTHPVTSVGVFNPKHTETDMLEAGEVGFVIAGIKDIFGAPVGDTITLAATPEVATLPGFKKVKPQVYAGLFPIDSSDFEPFREALQKLQINDSALFFEPESSDALGFGFRCGFLGMLHMEIVQERLEREYDLDLISSAPTVIYEALTKKGDIIYIDSPSKMPDGSTVEDLREPIAECHILVPQEYLGNVMTLCIERRGIQKDMKFLGNQVSITFEIPMAEVVMDFFDKLKSCSRGFASLDYNFVRFESSALVKVDVLINSEKVDALAMICHRQDARHRGIALVEKMKDLIPRQMYDVAIQAAIGAQIIARSTVKAMRKNVLAKCYGGDVSRKKKLLAKQKEGKKRMKQVGSVEIPQEAFLAVLKVDR
- a CDS encoding GNAT family N-acetyltransferase: MQALKTLETERLSLNSLHLEDAAFIFDMFSNAQVLEFYDLDAFSEIEQAEALIHRMHHRYHSASGFRYAIRLKTGEMIGGCGVNRILEECGDHRAIIGYDLHPDYWGNGYMLEAITAMLNLIRTELLFGQRIRHVDAQVMQQNLKSQRLLQKLEFHQIQPVVEMGQMFLQFRLSLF